A single Pan troglodytes isolate AG18354 chromosome 19, NHGRI_mPanTro3-v2.0_pri, whole genome shotgun sequence DNA region contains:
- the DLG4 gene encoding disks large homolog 4 isoform X2, giving the protein MSQRPRAPRSALWLLAPPLLRWAPPLLTVLHSDLFQALLDILDYYEASLSESQKYRYQDEDTPPLEHSPAHLPNQVNAPELVHVAERNLSHLEAGHGVVGHAHLSPFKANSPPVIVNTDTLEAPGYVNGTEGEMEYEEITLERGNSGLGFSIAGGTDNPHIGDDPSIFITKIIPGGAAAQDGRLRVNDSILFVNEVDVREVTHSAAVEALKEAGSIVRLYVMRRKPPAEKVMEIKLIKGPKGLGFSIAGGVGNQHIPGDNSIYVTKIIEGGAAHKDGRLQIGDKILAVNSVGLEDVMHEDAVAALKNTYDVVYLKVAKPSNAYLSDSYAPPDITTSYSQHLDNEISHSSYLGTDYPTAMTPTSPRRYSPVAKDLLGEEDIPREPRRIVIHRGSTGLGFNIVGGEDGEGIFISFILAGGPADLSGELRKGDQILSVNGVDLRNASHEQAAIALKNAGQTVTIIAQYKPEEYSRFEAKIHDLREQLMNSSLGSGTASLRSNPKRGFYIRALFDYDKTKDCGFLSQALSFRFGDVLHVIDASDEEWWQARRVHSDSETDDIGFIPSKRRVERREWSRLKAKDWGSSSGSQGREDSVLSYETVTQMEVHYARPIIILGPTKDRANDDLLSEFPDKFGSCVPHTTRPKREYEIDGRDYHFVSSREKMEKDIQAHKFIEAGQYNSHLYGTSVQSVREVAEQGKHCILDVSANAVRRLQAAHLHPIAIFIRPRSLENVLEINKRITEEQARKAFDRATKLEQEFTECFSAIVEGDSFEEIYHKVKRVIEDLSGPYIWVPARERL; this is encoded by the exons atgtcCCAGAGACCAAGAG CTCCCAGGTCAGCCCTCTGGCTCCTGGCACCCCCACTGCTGCGGTGGGCACCCCCCCTCCTCACAGTGCTGCATAGCGACCTCTTCCAGGCCTTGCTGG ACATCCTGGACTATTATGAGGCTTCCCTCTCAGAGAGTCAG AAATACCGCTACCAAGATGAAGACACGCCCCCTCTGGAGCACAGCCCGGCCCACCTCCCCAACCAGGTAAACGCCCCCGAGCTGGTGCACGTGGCGGAGAGGAACTTGTCCCACCTCGAGGCTGGCCACGGGGTCGTGGGCCACGCCCACCTCTCCCCCTTCAAG GCCAATTCTCCCCCAGTGATTGTCAACACAGATACCCTAGAAGCCCCAGGATAT GTGAACGGGACCGAGGGGGAGATGGAATACGAGGAAATCACATTGGAAAGG GGTAACTCAGGTCTGGGCTTCAGCATCGCAGGTGGCACTGACAACCCACACATCGGTGACGACCCATCCATTTTCATCACCAAGATCATTCCTGGTGGGGCTGCGGCCCAGGATGGCCGCCTCAG GGTCAACGACAGCATCCTGTTTGTAAATGAAGTGGACGTGCGCGAGGTGACCCACTCAGCGGCGGTGGAAGCCCTCAAAGAGGCAGGCTCCATCGTTCGCCTCTATGTCATGCGCCGGAAGCCCCCGGCTGAGAAGGTCATGGAGATCAAGCTCATCAAGGGGCCTAAAG GTCTTGGCTTCAGCATCGCAGGGGGCGTAGGGAACCAGCACATCCCAGGAGATAATAGCATCTATGTAACAAAGATCATCGAAGGGGGTGCTGCCCACAAGGATGGGAGGTTGCAGATTGGAGACAAGATCCTGGCG GTCAACAGTGTGGGGCTAGAGGACGTCATGCATGAAGATGCTGTGGCAGCCCTGAAGAACACGTATGATGTTGTCTACCTAAAGGTGGCCAAGCCCAGCAATGCCTACCTGAGTGACAGCTATGCTCCCCCAGACATCACAACCT CTTATTCCCAGCACCTGGACAATGAGATCAGTCACAGCAGCTACCTGGGCACCGACTACCCCACAGCCATGACCCCCACTTCCCCTCGGCGCTACTCTCCAGTGGCCAAGGACCTGCTCGGGGAGGAAGACATTCCCCGAGAACCGAGGCGAATTGTGATCCACCGGGGCTCCACGGGCCTGGGCTTCAACATCGTGGGTGGCGAGGACGGTGAAGGCATCTTCATCTCCTTTATCCTGGCCGGGGGCCCTGCAGACCTCAGTGGGGAGCTGCGGAAGGGGGACCAGATCCTGTCG GTCAACGGTGTGGACCTCCGAAATGCCAGCCATGAGCAGGCTGCCATTGCCCTGAAGAATGCGGGTCAGACGGTCACGATCATCGCTCAGTATAAACCAGAAG AGTACAGCCGATTCGAGGCCAAGATCCACGACCTTCGGGAACAGCTCATGAACAGCAGCCTGGGCTCAGGGACTGCGTCCCTGCGGAGCAACCCCAAAAGGGGTTTCTACATCAG GGCCCTGTTTGATTACGACAAGACCAAGGACTGCGGCTTCCTGAGCCAGGCCCTGAGCTTCCGCTTTGGGGACGTGCTGCATGTCATCGATGCTAGTGAtgaggagtggtggcaggcacggCGGGTCCACTCTGACAGTGAGACCGACGACATTGGGTTCATCCCCAGCAAACGGCG GGTTGAGCGACGAGAGTGGTCAAGGTTaaaggccaag GACTGGGGCTCCAGCTCTGGATCGCAGG gtcgaGAAGACTCGGTTCTGAGCTACGAGACAGTGACGCAGATGGAAG TGCACTATGCTCGCCCCATCATCATCCTTGGGCCCACCAAGGACCGCGCCAACGATGATCTTCTCTCCGAGTTCCCCGACAAGTTTGGATCCTGTGTTCCCC ATACGACACGGCCCAAGCGGGAGTATGAGATAGATGGCCGGGATTACCACTTTGTGTCGTCGCGGGAGAAAATGGAGAAGGACATTCAGGCGCACAAGTTCATTGAGGCCGGCCAGTACAACAGCCACCTCTATGGGACCAGCGTCCAGTCCGTGCGAGAGGTGGCAGAGCAG GGGAAGCACTGCATCCTCGATGTCTCGGCCAATGCCGTGCGGCGGCTGCAGGCGGCCCACCTGCACCCCATCGCCATCTTCATCCGCCCCCGCTCCCTGGAGAATGTGCT AGAGATTAACAAGCGGATCACAGAGGAGCAAGCCCGCAAAGCCTTCGACAGAGCCACCAAGCTGGAGCAGGAGTTCACAGAGTGCTTCTCAG CCATCGTGGAGggtgacagctttgaggagatcTACCACAAGGTGAAGCGTGTCATCGAGGACCTCTCAGGCCCCTACATCTGGGTTCCAGCCCGAGAGAGACTCTGA
- the DLG4 gene encoding disks large homolog 4 isoform X1, producing MSQRPRAPRSALWLLAPPLLRWAPPLLTVLHSDLFQALLDILDYYEASLSESQKYRYQDEDTPPLEHSPAHLPNQVNAPELVHVAERNLSHLEAGHGVVGHAHLSPFKANSPPVIVNTDTLEAPGYELQVNGTEGEMEYEEITLERGNSGLGFSIAGGTDNPHIGDDPSIFITKIIPGGAAAQDGRLRVNDSILFVNEVDVREVTHSAAVEALKEAGSIVRLYVMRRKPPAEKVMEIKLIKGPKGLGFSIAGGVGNQHIPGDNSIYVTKIIEGGAAHKDGRLQIGDKILAVNSVGLEDVMHEDAVAALKNTYDVVYLKVAKPSNAYLSDSYAPPDITTSYSQHLDNEISHSSYLGTDYPTAMTPTSPRRYSPVAKDLLGEEDIPREPRRIVIHRGSTGLGFNIVGGEDGEGIFISFILAGGPADLSGELRKGDQILSVNGVDLRNASHEQAAIALKNAGQTVTIIAQYKPEEYSRFEAKIHDLREQLMNSSLGSGTASLRSNPKRGFYIRALFDYDKTKDCGFLSQALSFRFGDVLHVIDASDEEWWQARRVHSDSETDDIGFIPSKRRVERREWSRLKAKDWGSSSGSQGREDSVLSYETVTQMEVHYARPIIILGPTKDRANDDLLSEFPDKFGSCVPHTTRPKREYEIDGRDYHFVSSREKMEKDIQAHKFIEAGQYNSHLYGTSVQSVREVAEQGKHCILDVSANAVRRLQAAHLHPIAIFIRPRSLENVLEINKRITEEQARKAFDRATKLEQEFTECFSAIVEGDSFEEIYHKVKRVIEDLSGPYIWVPARERL from the exons atgtcCCAGAGACCAAGAG CTCCCAGGTCAGCCCTCTGGCTCCTGGCACCCCCACTGCTGCGGTGGGCACCCCCCCTCCTCACAGTGCTGCATAGCGACCTCTTCCAGGCCTTGCTGG ACATCCTGGACTATTATGAGGCTTCCCTCTCAGAGAGTCAG AAATACCGCTACCAAGATGAAGACACGCCCCCTCTGGAGCACAGCCCGGCCCACCTCCCCAACCAGGTAAACGCCCCCGAGCTGGTGCACGTGGCGGAGAGGAACTTGTCCCACCTCGAGGCTGGCCACGGGGTCGTGGGCCACGCCCACCTCTCCCCCTTCAAG GCCAATTCTCCCCCAGTGATTGTCAACACAGATACCCTAGAAGCCCCAGGATATG AGTTGCAGGTGAACGGGACCGAGGGGGAGATGGAATACGAGGAAATCACATTGGAAAGG GGTAACTCAGGTCTGGGCTTCAGCATCGCAGGTGGCACTGACAACCCACACATCGGTGACGACCCATCCATTTTCATCACCAAGATCATTCCTGGTGGGGCTGCGGCCCAGGATGGCCGCCTCAG GGTCAACGACAGCATCCTGTTTGTAAATGAAGTGGACGTGCGCGAGGTGACCCACTCAGCGGCGGTGGAAGCCCTCAAAGAGGCAGGCTCCATCGTTCGCCTCTATGTCATGCGCCGGAAGCCCCCGGCTGAGAAGGTCATGGAGATCAAGCTCATCAAGGGGCCTAAAG GTCTTGGCTTCAGCATCGCAGGGGGCGTAGGGAACCAGCACATCCCAGGAGATAATAGCATCTATGTAACAAAGATCATCGAAGGGGGTGCTGCCCACAAGGATGGGAGGTTGCAGATTGGAGACAAGATCCTGGCG GTCAACAGTGTGGGGCTAGAGGACGTCATGCATGAAGATGCTGTGGCAGCCCTGAAGAACACGTATGATGTTGTCTACCTAAAGGTGGCCAAGCCCAGCAATGCCTACCTGAGTGACAGCTATGCTCCCCCAGACATCACAACCT CTTATTCCCAGCACCTGGACAATGAGATCAGTCACAGCAGCTACCTGGGCACCGACTACCCCACAGCCATGACCCCCACTTCCCCTCGGCGCTACTCTCCAGTGGCCAAGGACCTGCTCGGGGAGGAAGACATTCCCCGAGAACCGAGGCGAATTGTGATCCACCGGGGCTCCACGGGCCTGGGCTTCAACATCGTGGGTGGCGAGGACGGTGAAGGCATCTTCATCTCCTTTATCCTGGCCGGGGGCCCTGCAGACCTCAGTGGGGAGCTGCGGAAGGGGGACCAGATCCTGTCG GTCAACGGTGTGGACCTCCGAAATGCCAGCCATGAGCAGGCTGCCATTGCCCTGAAGAATGCGGGTCAGACGGTCACGATCATCGCTCAGTATAAACCAGAAG AGTACAGCCGATTCGAGGCCAAGATCCACGACCTTCGGGAACAGCTCATGAACAGCAGCCTGGGCTCAGGGACTGCGTCCCTGCGGAGCAACCCCAAAAGGGGTTTCTACATCAG GGCCCTGTTTGATTACGACAAGACCAAGGACTGCGGCTTCCTGAGCCAGGCCCTGAGCTTCCGCTTTGGGGACGTGCTGCATGTCATCGATGCTAGTGAtgaggagtggtggcaggcacggCGGGTCCACTCTGACAGTGAGACCGACGACATTGGGTTCATCCCCAGCAAACGGCG GGTTGAGCGACGAGAGTGGTCAAGGTTaaaggccaag GACTGGGGCTCCAGCTCTGGATCGCAGG gtcgaGAAGACTCGGTTCTGAGCTACGAGACAGTGACGCAGATGGAAG TGCACTATGCTCGCCCCATCATCATCCTTGGGCCCACCAAGGACCGCGCCAACGATGATCTTCTCTCCGAGTTCCCCGACAAGTTTGGATCCTGTGTTCCCC ATACGACACGGCCCAAGCGGGAGTATGAGATAGATGGCCGGGATTACCACTTTGTGTCGTCGCGGGAGAAAATGGAGAAGGACATTCAGGCGCACAAGTTCATTGAGGCCGGCCAGTACAACAGCCACCTCTATGGGACCAGCGTCCAGTCCGTGCGAGAGGTGGCAGAGCAG GGGAAGCACTGCATCCTCGATGTCTCGGCCAATGCCGTGCGGCGGCTGCAGGCGGCCCACCTGCACCCCATCGCCATCTTCATCCGCCCCCGCTCCCTGGAGAATGTGCT AGAGATTAACAAGCGGATCACAGAGGAGCAAGCCCGCAAAGCCTTCGACAGAGCCACCAAGCTGGAGCAGGAGTTCACAGAGTGCTTCTCAG CCATCGTGGAGggtgacagctttgaggagatcTACCACAAGGTGAAGCGTGTCATCGAGGACCTCTCAGGCCCCTACATCTGGGTTCCAGCCCGAGAGAGACTCTGA
- the DLG4 gene encoding disks large homolog 4 isoform X8, giving the protein MDCLCIVTTKKYRYQDEDTPPLEHSPAHLPNQANSPPVIVNTDTLEAPGYVNGTEGEMEYEEITLERGNSGLGFSIAGGTDNPHIGDDPSIFITKIIPGGAAAQDGRLRVNDSILFVNEVDVREVTHSAAVEALKEAGSIVRLYVMRRKPPAEKVMEIKLIKGPKGLGFSIAGGVGNQHIPGDNSIYVTKIIEGGAAHKDGRLQIGDKILAVNSVGLEDVMHEDAVAALKNTYDVVYLKVAKPSNAYLSDSYAPPDITTSYSQHLDNEISHSSYLGTDYPTAMTPTSPRRYSPVAKDLLGEEDIPREPRRIVIHRGSTGLGFNIVGGEDGEGIFISFILAGGPADLSGELRKGDQILSVNGVDLRNASHEQAAIALKNAGQTVTIIAQYKPEEYSRFEAKIHDLREQLMNSSLGSGTASLRSNPKRGFYIRALFDYDKTKDCGFLSQALSFRFGDVLHVIDASDEEWWQARRVHSDSETDDIGFIPSKRRVERREWSRLKAKDWGSSSGSQGREDSVLSYETVTQMEVHYARPIIILGPTKDRANDDLLSEFPDKFGSCVPHTTRPKREYEIDGRDYHFVSSREKMEKDIQAHKFIEAGQYNSHLYGTSVQSVREVAEQGKHCILDVSANAVRRLQAAHLHPIAIFIRPRSLENVLEINKRITEEQARKAFDRATKLEQEFTECFSAIVEGDSFEEIYHKVKRVIEDLSGPYIWVPARERL; this is encoded by the exons ATGGACTGTCTCTGTATAGTGACAACCAAG AAATACCGCTACCAAGATGAAGACACGCCCCCTCTGGAGCACAGCCCGGCCCACCTCCCCAACCAG GCCAATTCTCCCCCAGTGATTGTCAACACAGATACCCTAGAAGCCCCAGGATAT GTGAACGGGACCGAGGGGGAGATGGAATACGAGGAAATCACATTGGAAAGG GGTAACTCAGGTCTGGGCTTCAGCATCGCAGGTGGCACTGACAACCCACACATCGGTGACGACCCATCCATTTTCATCACCAAGATCATTCCTGGTGGGGCTGCGGCCCAGGATGGCCGCCTCAG GGTCAACGACAGCATCCTGTTTGTAAATGAAGTGGACGTGCGCGAGGTGACCCACTCAGCGGCGGTGGAAGCCCTCAAAGAGGCAGGCTCCATCGTTCGCCTCTATGTCATGCGCCGGAAGCCCCCGGCTGAGAAGGTCATGGAGATCAAGCTCATCAAGGGGCCTAAAG GTCTTGGCTTCAGCATCGCAGGGGGCGTAGGGAACCAGCACATCCCAGGAGATAATAGCATCTATGTAACAAAGATCATCGAAGGGGGTGCTGCCCACAAGGATGGGAGGTTGCAGATTGGAGACAAGATCCTGGCG GTCAACAGTGTGGGGCTAGAGGACGTCATGCATGAAGATGCTGTGGCAGCCCTGAAGAACACGTATGATGTTGTCTACCTAAAGGTGGCCAAGCCCAGCAATGCCTACCTGAGTGACAGCTATGCTCCCCCAGACATCACAACCT CTTATTCCCAGCACCTGGACAATGAGATCAGTCACAGCAGCTACCTGGGCACCGACTACCCCACAGCCATGACCCCCACTTCCCCTCGGCGCTACTCTCCAGTGGCCAAGGACCTGCTCGGGGAGGAAGACATTCCCCGAGAACCGAGGCGAATTGTGATCCACCGGGGCTCCACGGGCCTGGGCTTCAACATCGTGGGTGGCGAGGACGGTGAAGGCATCTTCATCTCCTTTATCCTGGCCGGGGGCCCTGCAGACCTCAGTGGGGAGCTGCGGAAGGGGGACCAGATCCTGTCG GTCAACGGTGTGGACCTCCGAAATGCCAGCCATGAGCAGGCTGCCATTGCCCTGAAGAATGCGGGTCAGACGGTCACGATCATCGCTCAGTATAAACCAGAAG AGTACAGCCGATTCGAGGCCAAGATCCACGACCTTCGGGAACAGCTCATGAACAGCAGCCTGGGCTCAGGGACTGCGTCCCTGCGGAGCAACCCCAAAAGGGGTTTCTACATCAG GGCCCTGTTTGATTACGACAAGACCAAGGACTGCGGCTTCCTGAGCCAGGCCCTGAGCTTCCGCTTTGGGGACGTGCTGCATGTCATCGATGCTAGTGAtgaggagtggtggcaggcacggCGGGTCCACTCTGACAGTGAGACCGACGACATTGGGTTCATCCCCAGCAAACGGCG GGTTGAGCGACGAGAGTGGTCAAGGTTaaaggccaag GACTGGGGCTCCAGCTCTGGATCGCAGG gtcgaGAAGACTCGGTTCTGAGCTACGAGACAGTGACGCAGATGGAAG TGCACTATGCTCGCCCCATCATCATCCTTGGGCCCACCAAGGACCGCGCCAACGATGATCTTCTCTCCGAGTTCCCCGACAAGTTTGGATCCTGTGTTCCCC ATACGACACGGCCCAAGCGGGAGTATGAGATAGATGGCCGGGATTACCACTTTGTGTCGTCGCGGGAGAAAATGGAGAAGGACATTCAGGCGCACAAGTTCATTGAGGCCGGCCAGTACAACAGCCACCTCTATGGGACCAGCGTCCAGTCCGTGCGAGAGGTGGCAGAGCAG GGGAAGCACTGCATCCTCGATGTCTCGGCCAATGCCGTGCGGCGGCTGCAGGCGGCCCACCTGCACCCCATCGCCATCTTCATCCGCCCCCGCTCCCTGGAGAATGTGCT AGAGATTAACAAGCGGATCACAGAGGAGCAAGCCCGCAAAGCCTTCGACAGAGCCACCAAGCTGGAGCAGGAGTTCACAGAGTGCTTCTCAG CCATCGTGGAGggtgacagctttgaggagatcTACCACAAGGTGAAGCGTGTCATCGAGGACCTCTCAGGCCCCTACATCTGGGTTCCAGCCCGAGAGAGACTCTGA
- the DLG4 gene encoding disks large homolog 4 isoform X5, translated as MDCLCIVTTKKYRYQDEDTPPLEHSPAHLPNQVNAPELVHVAERNLSHLEAGHGVVGHAHLSPFKANSPPVIVNTDTLEAPGYELQVNGTEGEMEYEEITLERGNSGLGFSIAGGTDNPHIGDDPSIFITKIIPGGAAAQDGRLRVNDSILFVNEVDVREVTHSAAVEALKEAGSIVRLYVMRRKPPAEKVMEIKLIKGPKGLGFSIAGGVGNQHIPGDNSIYVTKIIEGGAAHKDGRLQIGDKILAVNSVGLEDVMHEDAVAALKNTYDVVYLKVAKPSNAYLSDSYAPPDITTSYSQHLDNEISHSSYLGTDYPTAMTPTSPRRYSPVAKDLLGEEDIPREPRRIVIHRGSTGLGFNIVGGEDGEGIFISFILAGGPADLSGELRKGDQILSVNGVDLRNASHEQAAIALKNAGQTVTIIAQYKPEEYSRFEAKIHDLREQLMNSSLGSGTASLRSNPKRGFYIRALFDYDKTKDCGFLSQALSFRFGDVLHVIDASDEEWWQARRVHSDSETDDIGFIPSKRRVERREWSRLKAKDWGSSSGSQGREDSVLSYETVTQMEVHYARPIIILGPTKDRANDDLLSEFPDKFGSCVPHTTRPKREYEIDGRDYHFVSSREKMEKDIQAHKFIEAGQYNSHLYGTSVQSVREVAEQGKHCILDVSANAVRRLQAAHLHPIAIFIRPRSLENVLEINKRITEEQARKAFDRATKLEQEFTECFSAIVEGDSFEEIYHKVKRVIEDLSGPYIWVPARERL; from the exons ATGGACTGTCTCTGTATAGTGACAACCAAG AAATACCGCTACCAAGATGAAGACACGCCCCCTCTGGAGCACAGCCCGGCCCACCTCCCCAACCAGGTAAACGCCCCCGAGCTGGTGCACGTGGCGGAGAGGAACTTGTCCCACCTCGAGGCTGGCCACGGGGTCGTGGGCCACGCCCACCTCTCCCCCTTCAAG GCCAATTCTCCCCCAGTGATTGTCAACACAGATACCCTAGAAGCCCCAGGATATG AGTTGCAGGTGAACGGGACCGAGGGGGAGATGGAATACGAGGAAATCACATTGGAAAGG GGTAACTCAGGTCTGGGCTTCAGCATCGCAGGTGGCACTGACAACCCACACATCGGTGACGACCCATCCATTTTCATCACCAAGATCATTCCTGGTGGGGCTGCGGCCCAGGATGGCCGCCTCAG GGTCAACGACAGCATCCTGTTTGTAAATGAAGTGGACGTGCGCGAGGTGACCCACTCAGCGGCGGTGGAAGCCCTCAAAGAGGCAGGCTCCATCGTTCGCCTCTATGTCATGCGCCGGAAGCCCCCGGCTGAGAAGGTCATGGAGATCAAGCTCATCAAGGGGCCTAAAG GTCTTGGCTTCAGCATCGCAGGGGGCGTAGGGAACCAGCACATCCCAGGAGATAATAGCATCTATGTAACAAAGATCATCGAAGGGGGTGCTGCCCACAAGGATGGGAGGTTGCAGATTGGAGACAAGATCCTGGCG GTCAACAGTGTGGGGCTAGAGGACGTCATGCATGAAGATGCTGTGGCAGCCCTGAAGAACACGTATGATGTTGTCTACCTAAAGGTGGCCAAGCCCAGCAATGCCTACCTGAGTGACAGCTATGCTCCCCCAGACATCACAACCT CTTATTCCCAGCACCTGGACAATGAGATCAGTCACAGCAGCTACCTGGGCACCGACTACCCCACAGCCATGACCCCCACTTCCCCTCGGCGCTACTCTCCAGTGGCCAAGGACCTGCTCGGGGAGGAAGACATTCCCCGAGAACCGAGGCGAATTGTGATCCACCGGGGCTCCACGGGCCTGGGCTTCAACATCGTGGGTGGCGAGGACGGTGAAGGCATCTTCATCTCCTTTATCCTGGCCGGGGGCCCTGCAGACCTCAGTGGGGAGCTGCGGAAGGGGGACCAGATCCTGTCG GTCAACGGTGTGGACCTCCGAAATGCCAGCCATGAGCAGGCTGCCATTGCCCTGAAGAATGCGGGTCAGACGGTCACGATCATCGCTCAGTATAAACCAGAAG AGTACAGCCGATTCGAGGCCAAGATCCACGACCTTCGGGAACAGCTCATGAACAGCAGCCTGGGCTCAGGGACTGCGTCCCTGCGGAGCAACCCCAAAAGGGGTTTCTACATCAG GGCCCTGTTTGATTACGACAAGACCAAGGACTGCGGCTTCCTGAGCCAGGCCCTGAGCTTCCGCTTTGGGGACGTGCTGCATGTCATCGATGCTAGTGAtgaggagtggtggcaggcacggCGGGTCCACTCTGACAGTGAGACCGACGACATTGGGTTCATCCCCAGCAAACGGCG GGTTGAGCGACGAGAGTGGTCAAGGTTaaaggccaag GACTGGGGCTCCAGCTCTGGATCGCAGG gtcgaGAAGACTCGGTTCTGAGCTACGAGACAGTGACGCAGATGGAAG TGCACTATGCTCGCCCCATCATCATCCTTGGGCCCACCAAGGACCGCGCCAACGATGATCTTCTCTCCGAGTTCCCCGACAAGTTTGGATCCTGTGTTCCCC ATACGACACGGCCCAAGCGGGAGTATGAGATAGATGGCCGGGATTACCACTTTGTGTCGTCGCGGGAGAAAATGGAGAAGGACATTCAGGCGCACAAGTTCATTGAGGCCGGCCAGTACAACAGCCACCTCTATGGGACCAGCGTCCAGTCCGTGCGAGAGGTGGCAGAGCAG GGGAAGCACTGCATCCTCGATGTCTCGGCCAATGCCGTGCGGCGGCTGCAGGCGGCCCACCTGCACCCCATCGCCATCTTCATCCGCCCCCGCTCCCTGGAGAATGTGCT AGAGATTAACAAGCGGATCACAGAGGAGCAAGCCCGCAAAGCCTTCGACAGAGCCACCAAGCTGGAGCAGGAGTTCACAGAGTGCTTCTCAG CCATCGTGGAGggtgacagctttgaggagatcTACCACAAGGTGAAGCGTGTCATCGAGGACCTCTCAGGCCCCTACATCTGGGTTCCAGCCCGAGAGAGACTCTGA